The following proteins come from a genomic window of Geminicoccaceae bacterium SCSIO 64248:
- a CDS encoding YcaO-like family protein, whose product MTAETGWRLRSPSATLALIRPHLESFGITRIANLTGLDRIGIPTVMVCRPNSRSVAVSLGKGLDLDAALASGVMEAIEVAHAETMTLPLKLNSYHELAGRHRLADPERLPRLEGAGWDPGRRMLWLEGQDLVADRPVWLPHELVSADYTLPLPPGSLVFAANTNGLASGNDMAEAQLHGLFEVIERDAVTLWRLEGSAGRERTRLDLATVDDPACRGLLERFAAADVAVAVWDVTSDLGLPTYYAMIQDRAGGDPDFGGGCHTAPEVALARALTEAAQTRLASISGARDDFLPELYDRDRRERRERTARHWLREGAPALGFDRWPRVAQAPAAALLPPVLDRLAGQGLDQAIAVDLSRPDMPVAVARVVVPRLEGPSAGHGGAIVRGERARRKQAAAA is encoded by the coding sequence AACCTGACCGGCCTGGACAGGATCGGCATCCCGACCGTCATGGTCTGTCGCCCGAACAGCCGGTCGGTCGCCGTGTCCCTGGGCAAGGGCCTCGACCTCGATGCGGCGCTGGCCTCGGGCGTGATGGAGGCGATCGAGGTTGCCCACGCCGAGACGATGACGCTGCCGCTCAAGCTCAACAGCTACCACGAGCTCGCCGGCCGTCACCGTCTTGCCGATCCGGAGCGGCTGCCCCGTCTCGAGGGCGCAGGCTGGGATCCGGGCCGGCGCATGCTCTGGCTCGAAGGCCAGGACCTGGTCGCGGACCGGCCGGTGTGGTTGCCGCATGAGCTGGTCAGCGCGGACTACACGTTGCCCCTGCCGCCGGGCAGCCTTGTCTTCGCCGCCAACACCAACGGTCTGGCCTCGGGCAACGACATGGCCGAGGCGCAGCTGCACGGCCTGTTCGAGGTGATCGAGCGCGACGCGGTCACGCTCTGGCGGTTGGAAGGCTCCGCCGGCCGCGAGCGGACGCGTCTCGATCTCGCCACGGTCGACGACCCGGCCTGCCGAGGATTGCTCGAGCGATTCGCCGCCGCGGATGTCGCGGTCGCCGTGTGGGACGTCACGAGCGATCTCGGCCTGCCGACCTACTACGCCATGATTCAGGACCGGGCGGGCGGCGATCCCGATTTCGGCGGCGGCTGTCACACGGCGCCCGAAGTCGCGCTCGCGCGTGCGCTGACCGAGGCGGCGCAGACGCGCCTCGCTTCCATTTCGGGGGCTCGCGACGATTTCCTGCCGGAGCTCTACGATCGGGACCGACGCGAGCGCCGCGAGCGGACGGCCCGGCACTGGCTGCGGGAGGGCGCGCCCGCGCTCGGCTTCGATCGCTGGCCGCGCGTGGCGCAGGCCCCCGCAGCCGCGCTTCTGCCGCCCGTGCTCGATCGCCTGGCGGGACAGGGCCTGGATCAGGCCATCGCGGTCGACCTGTCCCGGCCGGACATGCCTGTCGCCGTCGCGCGCGTGGTCGTGCCCCGTCTCGAGGGGCCGAGCGCCGGCCATGGCGGCGCGATCGTCCGGGGCGAGCGCGCGCGCCGAAAACAGGCCGCGGCGGCATGA
- a CDS encoding TfuA-like protein — translation MRAVVFLGPSLRRDEAETILRADYRGPAAQGDVFRATSLLRPGVIAIVDGTFRDMPAVWHKEILWALAQGVHVVGGASMGALRAAELHAFGMEGVGRVFEAYRDGVVEDDDEVAVLHGPAETGYLPLSDAMIDIRMALADAVAAGAIGPAAARRLTDLAKAQHYPERSYAALWREAAKAGLAEAELAPLRAWLAASAHGQKRSDALAVLERTAAILADRPRPFVPAFRFEPTSLWQDAIVAASLRRDALADDERERVLDELRLQPDRWREVRTAALAILAAGHGHDPLSPSRSAVDEARRTLRLDLGLTDRKRLDAWSEDASKDGGLLDRLAEQEARLDQLARQVAPFLPAAMLDVLHRRGDFSRLRRRALEKAAALRAHEGAAPCPGDPAAVALLLRHFEDDLAGDVPDDLSAYVRDLGLADEQALLALLFAEYAFREAAAGSQAR, via the coding sequence ATGAGGGCGGTCGTTTTCCTCGGGCCGAGCCTGCGCCGCGACGAGGCGGAAACGATCCTGCGCGCGGACTATCGCGGCCCCGCCGCGCAGGGCGACGTGTTCCGCGCCACGAGCCTGCTGCGGCCGGGCGTGATCGCGATCGTCGACGGCACGTTTCGCGACATGCCGGCGGTCTGGCACAAGGAAATCCTCTGGGCGCTGGCGCAGGGCGTGCACGTGGTCGGCGGCGCCAGCATGGGCGCCCTCCGCGCCGCCGAGCTTCATGCCTTTGGCATGGAAGGCGTGGGGCGGGTGTTCGAGGCCTATCGCGACGGTGTGGTCGAGGACGACGACGAGGTCGCCGTCCTGCACGGACCGGCCGAGACCGGCTACCTGCCGCTCTCCGACGCGATGATCGACATCCGCATGGCTCTGGCCGACGCCGTCGCAGCCGGCGCGATCGGGCCAGCGGCGGCCCGGCGGCTGACCGATCTCGCCAAGGCGCAACACTATCCCGAGCGCTCCTACGCAGCGCTCTGGCGGGAGGCGGCGAAAGCGGGCCTCGCCGAAGCGGAACTGGCGCCGTTGCGGGCCTGGCTCGCGGCGAGCGCGCACGGGCAGAAGCGGAGCGACGCCCTGGCCGTGCTCGAACGGACCGCCGCGATCCTCGCCGACCGGCCGAGGCCGTTCGTGCCGGCCTTCCGGTTCGAGCCGACTTCGCTCTGGCAGGACGCGATCGTGGCCGCCTCTCTTCGGCGGGACGCCTTGGCCGACGACGAGCGGGAGCGGGTTCTCGACGAGCTTCGCCTACAGCCCGATCGGTGGCGGGAGGTCCGAACCGCCGCCCTTGCGATCCTGGCCGCCGGGCATGGCCATGACCCGCTGTCGCCGTCGCGATCGGCGGTCGACGAGGCGAGACGCACGCTGCGTCTCGATCTCGGCCTCACCGATCGGAAGCGGCTGGACGCCTGGTCGGAAGACGCTAGCAAGGACGGCGGGCTGCTCGACCGTCTGGCGGAGCAGGAGGCGCGGCTGGACCAACTCGCCCGGCAGGTCGCGCCCTTCCTGCCGGCCGCGATGCTCGACGTGCTGCACCGTCGCGGCGACTTTAGCCGCCTGCGCCGACGCGCGCTCGAGAAGGCGGCCGCGCTTCGCGCTCACGAGGGAGCGGCCCCGTGTCCGGGCGATCCGGCGGCGGTCGCCTTGCTGCTCCGGCATTTCGAGGACGATCTGGCGGGCGACGTGCCCGACGATCTGTCCGCCTACGTTCGAGATCTCGGCCTGGCGGACGAACAGGCGTTGCTGGCGCTTCTGTTCGCGGAGTATGCGTTTCGTGAGGCTGCCGCCGGCTCGCAGGCGCGGTGA